The following are from one region of the Pseudodesulfovibrio piezophilus C1TLV30 genome:
- the uvrC gene encoding excinuclease ABC subunit UvrC, whose protein sequence is MSEEFKFFAADFPDTPGVYLMKNEKERIIYVGKAKRLRRRLASYFQKNAGHTPKTEALVRKVRSVDILLTGTEKEALILESGLIKKHRPRYNVVLKDDKQYVLFRLDKKSVYPRLSITRKVVRDGSVYFGPFTSGSAARATWKLLGKVFPLRKCSEHVFRNRVRPCLYYDIHQCLAPCVLEVSSDVYADQVRRVEMLLSGKSGELVASLHKQMTEASEALEFERAAFLRDQIQAVKKTVEGQVVVTHDNRDRDVLGLTENEQGLGLGLLFIRQGRLLDEKQFFWPGLTLDEGPEVVESFLLQFYNAGRFIPPVIIAPYEVSDTLLGEVLTERRSGAVRLVAPSTTQEKKLSEIAKNVARQARIKKDTITERLYSVLKLSEEPFRIECIDASHLGGTGMRVGQVVFEEGRRNKEASRVYSFPELEGAGDDYAALAAWVHRRVDSGPPWPDLVLIDGGRGQISAVENALSECVEEMCWELASIAKGPSRRAGELADLIFRPGRKNPMPLKPGSAELLFLQMVRDTAHRFVLGRQRKARKKAVLQSELTSLPGIGPQTARILWDRFGSLDAMVEADEQNIRTLPGVGKKKAAQILAALGSLKAARSV, encoded by the coding sequence ATGAGTGAAGAGTTCAAATTTTTTGCCGCTGATTTTCCAGACACTCCCGGCGTGTATCTCATGAAAAATGAGAAAGAAAGAATCATCTACGTTGGTAAAGCCAAAAGGCTCCGGAGAAGGCTTGCATCCTACTTTCAAAAAAACGCAGGGCATACTCCCAAGACCGAGGCTCTTGTCAGGAAGGTACGTTCGGTTGATATTCTACTGACTGGGACTGAAAAGGAAGCTCTGATTCTGGAATCCGGACTGATAAAGAAACATCGACCTCGCTATAATGTCGTGCTCAAGGATGACAAGCAGTATGTTTTATTTCGACTCGATAAGAAGTCGGTTTATCCGCGATTATCCATCACCCGCAAAGTTGTTCGGGATGGATCGGTTTATTTCGGTCCATTTACATCCGGTTCAGCGGCACGGGCGACTTGGAAGCTGCTCGGCAAGGTCTTCCCTTTGCGAAAATGCAGTGAACATGTTTTCAGAAATAGAGTCCGACCGTGCCTCTATTATGATATACATCAATGCTTGGCTCCCTGCGTTCTGGAGGTCTCTTCTGATGTCTATGCGGATCAGGTGCGACGAGTCGAAATGCTTTTGTCTGGTAAATCTGGAGAATTGGTTGCTTCTCTGCACAAGCAGATGACTGAAGCTTCTGAGGCTCTCGAATTTGAAAGAGCGGCTTTCTTGCGCGATCAGATTCAGGCGGTAAAAAAGACTGTTGAAGGTCAAGTCGTCGTAACTCATGATAACAGAGATCGTGATGTCCTCGGTTTGACCGAAAATGAACAGGGACTGGGGCTTGGTTTGTTGTTCATCAGGCAGGGACGGTTATTGGATGAAAAGCAGTTCTTTTGGCCTGGATTGACATTGGATGAAGGTCCGGAAGTCGTGGAGAGCTTTTTGCTGCAGTTCTACAATGCAGGGCGCTTTATTCCCCCGGTCATCATCGCACCATATGAAGTTTCGGATACCTTGCTCGGAGAAGTGCTGACCGAGCGTCGTTCCGGGGCGGTTCGACTTGTCGCACCGTCAACCACGCAGGAGAAGAAGCTGTCGGAGATAGCAAAGAACGTTGCCCGGCAGGCTCGAATCAAGAAAGATACCATCACCGAACGACTGTATTCAGTTCTTAAGCTGAGCGAAGAACCCTTTCGAATTGAGTGTATTGATGCTTCCCACTTGGGTGGTACTGGTATGCGGGTGGGGCAGGTCGTTTTCGAGGAAGGGCGTCGAAACAAAGAGGCGTCAAGGGTCTATTCCTTTCCTGAGTTGGAAGGGGCGGGTGATGATTATGCGGCATTGGCCGCTTGGGTCCATCGTCGTGTCGATTCCGGCCCGCCATGGCCTGACCTTGTTTTGATTGATGGTGGGCGGGGACAAATTTCTGCTGTTGAGAACGCTCTCTCGGAGTGTGTTGAGGAAATGTGCTGGGAGTTGGCTTCCATCGCCAAAGGGCCTTCCCGACGGGCCGGAGAGTTGGCAGATCTCATTTTTAGGCCGGGCAGGAAGAATCCCATGCCTCTCAAACCGGGAAGCGCTGAGTTGCTTTTTTTGCAAATGGTCCGCGATACGGCCCACCGCTTTGTGCTGGGGCGTCAGCGGAAGGCACGAAAAAAAGCGGTCTTGCAGAGCGAATTAACCTCCTTGCCCGGTATTGGGCCTCAGACTGCGCGTATTCTCTGGGATCGATTCGGTTCTCTTGATGCCATGGTCGAGGCAGATGAGCAGAATATCAGGACTCTTCCGGGAGTCGGTAAAAAAAAGGCTGCTCAGATACTCGCGGCTCTGGGGAGCCTGAAGGCTGCTCGTTCGGTTTAA
- a CDS encoding outer membrane homotrimeric porin, translating to MKRLIMLAVLCAFVLSAAAASAADLKMSGDFITDAQWQSNWNFKDNGAKDNDDRVFDIKQRINLVFDFVANENLKAVIYLRSNTNWGKGDTAVGAESATMNLRRGYLDFTYPETSVRTKLGYMGLSLPAAVGGGSFILDEEVSAMTISGDITDNVGFMAGFIRPYANDDESEDFMDAYAVALPMTFDGFSLTPFGVYGSIGDNTSGADLAGTNAAGLASMNATTNASGSDYEGAYWLGMAFTMDLFDPFVLNADINYGNVSSDVDQNDRSGWMMDAALEYKGFDFMTPEVFFAYSSGEDGNSTSGDAGSERMPVMAASNWALGSFFFGGDYFLQGSIAERNDYLGFWALGLSLKDIQSFADGMTHTATILYAQGTNDKDVATDSGSSTNISYGRTLTEEDSLIEVDFNTYYKLYDELTIGLELGYLNLDADENYWGADNEGGDAWKVTTGIAYSF from the coding sequence ATGAAACGTTTGATCATGCTCGCAGTCCTGTGCGCCTTTGTGCTCAGCGCAGCTGCTGCATCAGCTGCCGACCTGAAGATGAGCGGTGATTTCATCACCGACGCTCAGTGGCAGTCCAACTGGAACTTCAAAGACAACGGCGCTAAAGACAACGACGATCGCGTGTTTGACATCAAACAGCGTATCAACCTGGTCTTCGACTTCGTTGCTAACGAAAACCTGAAAGCAGTCATCTACCTGCGCTCCAACACCAACTGGGGTAAAGGCGACACCGCTGTCGGCGCTGAGTCCGCTACCATGAACCTGCGTCGCGGTTACCTGGACTTCACCTACCCCGAGACTTCTGTTCGCACAAAGCTCGGTTACATGGGTCTGTCCTTGCCAGCAGCAGTTGGCGGCGGTTCCTTCATCCTTGATGAAGAAGTTTCTGCCATGACCATTTCCGGCGATATCACCGACAACGTTGGCTTCATGGCCGGTTTCATCCGCCCCTACGCTAACGATGACGAAAGCGAAGACTTCATGGATGCATATGCTGTTGCTCTGCCCATGACCTTCGATGGCTTCTCCCTGACTCCTTTCGGTGTCTACGGCAGCATCGGCGACAACACCTCTGGTGCTGATCTCGCTGGTACCAACGCTGCTGGCTTGGCTTCCATGAACGCCACCACCAACGCTTCCGGCTCCGACTACGAAGGCGCTTACTGGTTGGGCATGGCTTTCACCATGGACCTGTTCGATCCTTTCGTTCTGAATGCTGACATCAACTACGGTAACGTTTCTTCTGATGTTGATCAGAACGACCGTTCCGGTTGGATGATGGACGCAGCTTTGGAATACAAAGGTTTTGATTTCATGACTCCTGAAGTCTTCTTCGCCTATTCTTCTGGTGAAGACGGAAACAGCACCTCTGGTGACGCCGGTTCCGAGCGCATGCCTGTCATGGCTGCCTCCAACTGGGCTCTGGGTTCCTTCTTCTTCGGCGGGGACTACTTCCTGCAGGGTTCTATCGCAGAACGTAACGATTACCTCGGCTTCTGGGCCCTGGGTCTGTCTTTGAAAGACATCCAGTCCTTTGCTGACGGCATGACTCACACTGCTACCATCCTGTACGCTCAGGGTACCAACGATAAAGATGTTGCTACTGACTCCGGTTCCTCTACCAACATCTCCTACGGTCGTACTCTGACCGAAGAAGACAGCCTGATTGAAGTCGACTTCAACACCTACTACAAGCTCTACGACGAGCTGACCATCGGTCTGGAGTTGGGTTACTTGAACCTGGATGCTGACGAAAACTACTGGGGTGCTGACAACGAAGGCGGCGACGCTTGGAAGGTCACCACTGGTATCGCTTACTCCTTCTAA
- the hisD gene encoding histidinol dehydrogenase, which produces MPCRELIYTTTKDWSEIAKWLDQRKDPDTKVDTIVREILKNVQTNGDAALAQYTAQFDCPHFTTDQIKVPAHAIRAALAELPESDAAILEEAITRVRSFHAKQKEESWWTTSQDGTILGQMVRPVDRVGLYVPGGQGGETPLISSLIMNAIPAQVAGVNSIAVTSPPRQDGTLNPYILATAALLELDEVYLAGSAWAIGALAYGTQTIAPCDVLAGPGNIFVATAKSQLIGQVGIDMVAGPSEIAILADSSANPEWLAADMLSQAEHDPLAASLLVTPDTKLAAAVKEALKTQCKDLPRGEIAAQSLTDWGGIITVPDLEIGAELINLLAPEHLELALADPWLMLGSIRHAGAIFMGHNSPEPVGDYFAGPNHVLPTLRTVRFSSALSVQNFCKKSSVIATSPKYVAEHGNKIARLARLEGLEAHARSVECRNK; this is translated from the coding sequence ATGCCCTGTAGAGAATTGATATATACGACGACAAAAGACTGGTCAGAGATAGCCAAATGGCTCGATCAACGAAAAGATCCGGATACCAAAGTCGATACCATCGTCCGCGAAATTCTAAAAAACGTGCAGACCAACGGAGATGCGGCACTGGCACAATACACTGCCCAATTCGATTGCCCACATTTTACGACTGATCAAATCAAAGTCCCAGCACATGCCATTCGTGCTGCTTTGGCGGAACTCCCGGAATCTGATGCCGCGATTCTCGAAGAGGCCATTACACGAGTGCGCTCTTTTCATGCCAAACAAAAAGAAGAGTCATGGTGGACCACGAGTCAAGACGGAACCATTCTCGGACAAATGGTTCGCCCGGTTGACAGAGTAGGCCTCTATGTTCCCGGGGGACAAGGCGGGGAAACCCCCCTTATCTCCAGCTTGATCATGAATGCCATCCCGGCTCAGGTTGCTGGTGTTAATTCCATAGCGGTGACTTCCCCACCGAGACAGGATGGTACGCTCAACCCGTATATACTCGCCACCGCAGCACTGCTGGAATTGGATGAGGTATATCTGGCTGGCTCAGCCTGGGCCATCGGAGCCTTAGCCTATGGAACGCAGACCATCGCCCCATGTGATGTCCTGGCCGGGCCTGGAAATATTTTTGTGGCTACGGCCAAATCTCAACTGATTGGTCAAGTTGGCATCGATATGGTCGCTGGCCCGAGCGAAATTGCCATCCTTGCTGACAGTTCGGCAAATCCGGAATGGCTGGCAGCAGATATGCTTTCTCAAGCGGAACACGATCCTCTTGCAGCGTCGTTGCTGGTCACTCCTGACACCAAATTGGCAGCAGCGGTCAAAGAGGCACTGAAAACTCAGTGCAAGGATTTGCCTCGCGGAGAGATTGCAGCACAATCCCTCACGGATTGGGGCGGTATCATCACAGTCCCAGACCTTGAGATCGGAGCGGAACTCATCAATCTCTTGGCACCTGAACACCTTGAACTTGCTCTGGCAGACCCTTGGCTGATGCTCGGATCAATCCGCCACGCCGGGGCAATCTTCATGGGCCACAATTCCCCTGAACCAGTTGGTGACTACTTTGCGGGTCCCAACCATGTTCTTCCGACACTTCGGACTGTTCGATTTTCATCCGCACTTTCCGTTCAAAATTTTTGTAAAAAATCCAGCGTGATTGCGACAAGCCCGAAATATGTTGCAGAACACGGAAACAAGATAGCCAGATTGGCGAGATTGGAAGGTTTAGAAGCCCACGCACGGAGCGTGGAATGCCGCAATAAATAG
- a CDS encoding phosphoribosylaminoimidazolesuccinocarboxamide synthase has protein sequence MAAVLETNITEYPLVSKGKVRDIYEIDETTLLLVTTDRISAFDVVMPDPIDDKGKVLNQITLFWMEKMTDLVDNHIIATNVDEYPAPLHKYKAELQDRSVLVKKAKPLPIECIVRGFITGSGWQDYQKTGEVCGQTLPENLQESEMLEKPLFTPSTKADLGDHDENITLEAAAELIGDDMMRKVEKLALDIYTRARDYAKQRGILIADTKFEFGMIDEELILIDEVLTPDSSRFWPMEGYKAGQSQPSFDKQYFRDWLVQIGFNKQPPAPSIPQEIAAQTRANYMKAYSLLTGSELTV, from the coding sequence ATGGCTGCTGTCCTTGAGACCAACATCACGGAATACCCGCTCGTATCAAAAGGCAAGGTCCGCGATATTTACGAGATTGACGAGACAACCCTGCTGCTGGTGACGACAGATCGTATTTCCGCCTTTGATGTAGTCATGCCTGACCCTATCGACGACAAGGGAAAAGTGCTGAACCAGATCACTTTGTTCTGGATGGAGAAGATGACGGATTTGGTCGACAATCACATTATCGCGACCAACGTGGACGAGTACCCTGCCCCCCTACATAAATACAAGGCAGAACTTCAGGACCGGAGTGTTCTGGTCAAAAAGGCCAAACCATTGCCTATCGAATGTATTGTACGTGGCTTCATTACTGGTTCAGGCTGGCAGGACTATCAAAAGACAGGTGAAGTCTGTGGGCAGACGCTCCCTGAGAATCTTCAGGAATCGGAGATGCTCGAAAAGCCGCTTTTCACGCCCTCCACTAAGGCAGATCTGGGCGACCATGACGAGAATATAACCCTTGAAGCAGCCGCAGAATTAATCGGTGATGACATGATGCGAAAAGTTGAGAAACTTGCTCTAGATATATACACTAGAGCTCGTGATTATGCGAAGCAACGAGGTATACTTATCGCCGACACCAAATTTGAATTCGGCATGATTGACGAAGAACTCATTCTCATAGATGAAGTTCTGACCCCCGATTCTTCGCGCTTCTGGCCCATGGAAGGGTATAAAGCAGGCCAGTCTCAGCCCAGTTTTGACAAGCAGTATTTCCGTGACTGGCTTGTTCAAATCGGTTTCAACAAGCAACCGCCTGCCCCCTCTATCCCGCAGGAAATAGCAGCTCAGACCAGAGCAAACTACATGAAAGCTTACAGCCTGTTGACCGGTTCAGAGCTGACAGTCTAA
- the rpsF gene encoding 30S ribosomal protein S6 has product MANNYETLVLLSPELAEDNRKEILSNLTSIVDREGGTMVETDDWGMRQLAYPVEKQTRGYYVRLVYTAPGALVAELERNIRITDGIYKFMTVKLAA; this is encoded by the coding sequence ATGGCTAACAACTACGAGACGCTCGTTCTTCTGTCTCCCGAGTTGGCTGAGGACAACAGGAAAGAAATCCTGAGCAACCTCACCTCCATCGTGGATCGCGAAGGCGGCACAATGGTTGAGACCGACGACTGGGGAATGCGCCAACTGGCTTACCCTGTCGAAAAGCAGACCCGCGGTTATTATGTGCGTTTGGTCTACACTGCCCCCGGTGCGCTGGTGGCAGAACTGGAACGCAACATCCGCATTACCGACGGTATCTACAAATTCATGACCGTCAAACTGGCTGCCTAG
- the rpsR gene encoding 30S ribosomal protein S18, translated as MAFRKKFTPRKKFCRFCADKELPMDYKRPDILRDFVTERGKIIARRITGTCAKHQRRLTNEIKRSRQMALLFYTTVHSTDVKKRSSI; from the coding sequence ATGGCATTTCGCAAAAAGTTCACCCCGAGGAAGAAGTTCTGCCGCTTCTGCGCGGACAAAGAACTCCCCATGGATTACAAGCGTCCCGACATCCTTCGTGATTTCGTGACCGAGCGCGGCAAGATCATTGCCCGTCGCATCACCGGCACATGCGCCAAGCATCAGCGCCGCCTGACCAACGAAATCAAGCGCTCTCGTCAAATGGCCCTCCTGTTCTACACCACCGTTCACAGCACTGATGTGAAAAAGCGTAGCTCCATATAA
- the rplI gene encoding 50S ribosomal protein L9 yields the protein MKLILRADVDALGRLGEIVNVKPGYGRNYLIPQGLAKPATNANLKAFELERRKLQAQADSLRAQAEGMAEKIASHPVEIEVRVGEGDKLYGSVTTANIGDAMEAAGIDIDRRKILLPEPIRALGEYKVEIKLHPDVRGELKLTVVRHGGPIQEEIEEPVEGEAVEESVETTDEAEVTEA from the coding sequence ATGAAACTTATTTTACGCGCCGATGTTGATGCCCTTGGTCGACTCGGAGAAATCGTTAATGTCAAGCCTGGTTATGGCCGCAATTACCTGATTCCCCAGGGACTTGCCAAGCCTGCAACCAATGCCAACCTCAAAGCCTTTGAGTTGGAGCGTCGCAAGCTCCAGGCCCAGGCTGACTCCCTTCGTGCCCAGGCCGAAGGTATGGCTGAAAAAATTGCTTCTCATCCGGTTGAAATCGAAGTTCGTGTTGGTGAAGGTGACAAGCTGTACGGCTCTGTCACGACTGCCAACATTGGCGATGCAATGGAAGCTGCTGGTATCGACATCGATCGCCGCAAAATCCTGCTGCCTGAGCCAATTCGTGCACTGGGTGAATATAAAGTTGAAATAAAACTGCACCCGGATGTACGCGGCGAATTGAAACTCACCGTTGTTCGCCACGGCGGTCCCATCCAGGAAGAAATCGAAGAACCCGTTGAGGGTGAGGCTGTCGAGGAATCAGTAGAGACCACCGATGAAGCCGAAGTCACAGAGGCCTAG
- the dnaB gene encoding replicative DNA helicase, giving the protein MKPKSQRPRSGQFDTNTEEALGRASSDLLRKLPPQNLEAEQAVIGGVFQSNTMFHELVDVVDADDFYSPAHRTIFQGFIELYNKQKPIDLVTVKDYLETSGTLDTIGGPVYLFELADSVVSSANALHHAKIVRDKSILRKLIDASSNIITNCYEAGDVDQLLGESEKEIFNIAQAQTATNQLDSKRLLDRVFEDLTKKYENKSSITGIATHYHDFDNMTAGLQNSDLIIMAGRPSMGKTAFALNVALRAAVRSEAPTVVFSLEMSMEQLMTRLLAVQAKVGLQNLRTGYIEDEDWQKLYEAGDVLSQAPMFIDDTPALSTLELQARCRRLKAEHNLGLIIIDYLQLMRASGRTDSREQEISEISRSLKALAKELNVPVIALSQLNRKVEERTDKRPMMSDLRESGAIEQDADIIIFLYRDAAYNKSEDNPLKNHAEIIIAKQRNGPVGRCELFFKKEYTLFENMDATVYPSELPPGV; this is encoded by the coding sequence ATGAAGCCGAAGTCACAGAGGCCTAGATCAGGCCAGTTCGATACCAATACGGAAGAGGCCCTTGGTAGGGCCTCTTCCGATCTCCTACGCAAACTCCCTCCCCAGAATCTTGAGGCTGAGCAGGCCGTCATTGGTGGTGTGTTCCAGTCCAACACCATGTTCCATGAGTTGGTAGATGTTGTTGACGCAGACGACTTCTACTCTCCAGCACATCGGACAATCTTCCAAGGTTTTATTGAACTTTACAATAAGCAAAAGCCCATAGATCTCGTCACGGTCAAGGACTACCTGGAAACCTCGGGCACCCTGGACACCATCGGTGGGCCGGTCTATCTCTTTGAACTCGCCGACTCGGTGGTCAGCTCAGCGAACGCACTTCACCATGCGAAAATAGTTCGGGACAAATCAATTCTCCGCAAACTCATTGATGCATCGTCTAACATCATAACGAATTGTTACGAAGCCGGAGATGTTGACCAGCTGCTCGGAGAGTCTGAGAAAGAAATTTTCAATATCGCCCAAGCTCAAACAGCAACGAATCAACTTGATTCCAAGCGACTGCTTGATCGAGTCTTTGAAGACTTGACCAAAAAATACGAAAACAAATCTTCCATCACCGGCATAGCGACGCATTATCATGATTTTGACAACATGACTGCCGGACTGCAAAATTCAGATCTCATCATCATGGCAGGTCGTCCCTCCATGGGTAAAACAGCTTTTGCCTTGAACGTGGCCCTTCGTGCTGCTGTCCGTTCGGAAGCCCCCACTGTTGTTTTTTCTCTTGAAATGAGTATGGAACAATTGATGACTCGTCTGTTGGCCGTGCAAGCAAAGGTCGGCTTACAGAATCTCCGCACCGGGTATATCGAAGATGAGGACTGGCAAAAGCTTTATGAAGCTGGAGATGTTTTATCACAAGCTCCTATGTTCATTGATGATACCCCGGCGTTGTCAACATTGGAACTCCAGGCACGTTGTCGCCGACTCAAGGCCGAACACAATCTTGGCCTGATCATCATCGACTACCTTCAGCTTATGCGGGCGAGTGGGCGTACCGACTCACGTGAGCAGGAAATTTCTGAAATTTCCCGAAGTCTCAAGGCATTGGCAAAGGAACTCAATGTTCCGGTCATCGCTCTCTCGCAGCTGAACCGTAAAGTTGAAGAACGGACAGACAAACGCCCCATGATGTCAGACCTTCGTGAATCTGGTGCTATCGAGCAGGATGCTGATATTATTATATTTCTTTACCGTGATGCCGCATACAACAAGAGCGAGGACAACCCGCTCAAAAATCATGCGGAAATTATTATAGCAAAACAACGTAACGGCCCTGTTGGCAGGTGTGAGCTTTTCTTCAAGAAAGAATACACCCTCTTCGAAAATATGGATGCCACGGTATACCCCTCGGAACTGCCCCCCGGCGTATAA